In Primulina eburnea isolate SZY01 chromosome 3, ASM2296580v1, whole genome shotgun sequence, one DNA window encodes the following:
- the LOC140826997 gene encoding transcription termination factor MTERF2, chloroplastic-like, which translates to MQAFQPQNHHIATVIRHQHCRLSPGATNLYISPVASKPLHFRPTCSSFHNRHHTPPDQENTPIPAGASLSTENDSLRTHNAKSTALLLHHLSPQDQQNPHPPPSQRQEHHLPFSKEDKEKLLELSLLNRRPPQFPGSIFLSNSSQLVKNVFEAENTRLDDVDDDVDDEMLMKALEIRRKVTLEVFKEAMKKGKFGITYCENLISTLADFLDCVMIKAASMKQLPEFSGCSYNDRAKAFINESGVVPLIRWLKYNSLSYPQIGKLICASRGNVDSIRKLAEWLKSIHVKGRFIGVAMTRAGETVLERDLEELDEIVMYLESNGVRQDWMGYLVSRCPEVLCFSMEELRSRVEFYMNMGMDKNDFGTMLFDCPKVLGSLSMEEMNKKVAYLKEFGLDNEDVGRLLAFKPQLMACNIKEQWIPLVKYFYYLGISKDGMRRILTRKPIIFCIDLESTIVPKVQFLRDIGVQHDAIGSMLVRFPSLLTYSLYKKIRPVVIFLLTDAGVSQQDIGKVIALAPELLGCSIANKLDNNVKYFLSLGIKLPVLGEMIADFPMLLRYNIDILRPKYRYLRRMMVQPLQDLIEFPRFFSYSLEERIIPRHKIMVENRINFKLRCMLASTDDEFHSRVADEAERRRRFESGIRDAQPTD; encoded by the exons ATGCAGGCATTCCAACCACAGAACCACCATATCGCCACCGTCATCCGCCACCAACACTGCCGGCTTTCTCCAGGCGCCACCAATCTATATATCTCCCCTGTCGCCTCCAAACCTCTCCATTTCCGTCCCACTTGCTCATCTTTCCACAACCGCCATCATACCCCCCCAGACCAAGAAAACACCCCGATCCCGGCCGGCGCATCACTGAGCACTGAAAATGACTCTCTACGGACCCACAACGCCAAGTCCACGGCCCTCCTCCTCCACCACCTCTCACCCCAAGATCAGCAAAACCCACATCCGCCGCCGTCGCAAAGACAAGAACACCATCTGCCATTCTCGAAAGAAGATAAAGAGAAGCTATTGGAATTATCATTACTTAACAGAAGACCCCCACAGTTTCCGGGCTCTATTTTCTTGAGTAATTCGTCCCAGCTTGTAAAGAATGTTTTTGAAGCGGAAAACACTAGACTTGATGATGTTGATGATGATGTAGATGATGAAATGCTTATGAAGGCACTTGAAATCCGGAGGAAGGTGACTTTGGAGGTTTTCAAAGAGGCTATGAAAAAGGGGAAGTTTGGAATCACTTATTGTGAGAATTTGATTTCGACTTTGGCTGATTTTCTTGATTGTGTTATGATTAAGGCTGCTTCCATGAAGCAGTTGCCTGAATTCTCTGGTTGCTCGTACAATGATCGTGCCAAGGCGTTCATTAATGAATCTGGTGTTGTTCCTCTTATAAG GTGGTTGAAATATAATTCATTGTCATATCCCCAAATTGGGAAGTTGATATGTGCTTCAAGAGGAAATGTTGATTCCATCAGAAAGTTAGCTGAATGGCTGAAGTCAATTCATGTTAAAGGGAGATTTATCGGAGTTGCTATGACCCGAGCTGGAGAAACTGTTCTGGAACGGGATTTGGAAGAATTAGATGAAATTGTTATGTATCTGGAGAGCAATGGTGTGAGGCAGGATTGGATGGGTTACTTAGTGAGCAGATGTCCGGAGGTACTGTGTTTTAGCATGGAAGAACTGAGGTCTCGTGTCGAGTTTTACATGAATATGGGTATGGATAAAAATGACTTTGGAACGATGCTTTTTGACTGTCCCAAGGTTCTTGGTTCCCTTTCTATGGAAGAGATGAACAAAAAG GTAGCTTATTTGAAGGAGTTTGGCCTTGATAATGAAGATGTGGGGAGATTATTAGCATTTAAACCACAGTTGATGGCATGTAACATCAAAGAACAGTGGATTCCTCTCGTTAAGTACTTTTATTACCTTGGAATTTCTAAAGATGGCATGAGAAGAATCCTAACTCGAAAACCAATTATTTTCTGCATTGATCTTGAAAGCACCATTGTCCCGAAG GTTCAATTTTTACGAGATATTGGAGTTCAACATGATGCCATCGGCAGCATGCTCGTTAGGTTTCCCTCCTTGTTGACATACAGTCTATACAAGAAGATTAGACCCGTG GTGATTTTCTTGTTGACGGACGCCGGGGTTTCCCAACAGGACATTGGGAAGGTGATTGCATTGGCACCGGAACTTTTAGGATGCAGCATAGCCAATAAACTTGATAACAATGTGAAGTATTTTCTGTCACTGGGAATCAAGTTACCAGTGTTGGGTGAGATGATTGCGGATTTTCCAATGCTGCTGCGATACAACATAGACATCCTTCGACCCAAATATCGTTACCTTCGGAGAATGATGGTACAGCCTTTGCAAGATCTCATCGAATTTCCCAG GTTTTTCAGCTATTCACTTGAAGAACGAATAATCCCAAGGCATAAGATTATGGTGGAAAATCGAATAAATTTTAAGCTACGATGCATGTTGGCAAGTACAGATGATGAATTTCACTCGAGGGTCGCGGATGAAGCTGAGAGACGAAGAAGATTTGAATCAGGTATAAGGGATGCACAGCCAACAGACTGA